From the Streptococcus sp. 29887 genome, one window contains:
- a CDS encoding adenylyltransferase/cytidyltransferase family protein: MKQTVAVVFGTFAPMHKGHLDLIERAKLACGQVCVVVSGYDKDRGDRIGLDLAKRFQFAQEQFKKDDLVRVYALDETDLPAYPDGWDLWLDRLLALLDLSENQVPVFYVSEEEYAQELHRRGYQAYYSPRKFGISATLIREHPQQYHDYIAPAFLAFFGKESM; encoded by the coding sequence ATGAAACAAACCGTAGCAGTCGTTTTCGGAACCTTTGCTCCCATGCATAAGGGGCATTTGGATTTGATTGAACGAGCAAAGTTGGCTTGTGGTCAGGTTTGTGTGGTGGTTTCAGGATATGACAAGGATCGTGGGGATAGGATAGGTTTAGACCTGGCCAAACGTTTTCAATTTGCTCAGGAGCAGTTTAAGAAAGATGATTTGGTGAGAGTTTATGCGCTTGATGAAACCGACTTGCCAGCCTATCCAGATGGTTGGGATCTTTGGTTAGACCGCTTGCTTGCTTTGTTGGACTTGTCTGAAAATCAAGTGCCAGTCTTCTATGTATCCGAGGAAGAATACGCTCAGGAACTGCATAGGCGAGGTTATCAAGCCTATTATAGTCCTAGAAAATTTGGTATTTCAGCTACCCTCATTCGTGAACATCCTCAACAATACCATGATTACATTGCCCCTGCCTTTCTGGCCTTTTTTGGAAAGGAAAGCATGTAA
- the cas1 gene encoding CRISPR-associated endonuclease Cas1: protein MKKISLSDIFEPSNIRLALLDLSEKKDSAGLDGMYLSDLSDFLLLNPNWSLNEEGNISYSCGPVREYVVWNKRRKQRAIYQFNALDRLVARATEQVLEPYLEPFLSDNCFSYREGKGVLDAVIRMKEFVEKGYDTVLEFDVDDYFESISHQRLLGDLSPLVDDGVLSLLKSFMKVTIVPDDKEGTYTKRKGLITGSAISPLLSNFYLRSFDAYIDQMAIPYVRYGDDYFLFFQQHIDAIPVWKDLEERISEFGLAVNIGKSGIFSPFRKRILGYYFTKTKQGIMVERPPSDYTVLDTWRVDATKPVDSKFDIISDGILTQRHWNLLFDSEKGKVHLPTNIVDYINVYSDVVIDSRVVEILSQRGIRINLMDKFGEKIASIEPAERHFDVSVAMKQLEVYSSEDLRMLVATEMEKSILHNLRSVLRYYASRREDQLLVREIEEISAIIKGLSAAGSINDLLMMEARGRQAYFRAYSSIIQNNDFRFIKRSRRPPKDAINAMISFGNTFLYNYVASLIHRSPLDIRFSFLHSANRREESLQLDIADIFKPILVDRTIFSLINRQEIRLDKHFEVVSLHHEEGIYLNAQGKRIFLRALKEKLRTVITLHGRRVRYSGVIRSEIYKLHSFLVNGDKYKGYRYTT from the coding sequence ATGAAAAAAATAAGTCTGAGTGATATTTTTGAGCCAAGCAATATTCGTTTGGCTCTTTTGGACCTTTCGGAAAAGAAGGATAGTGCTGGTCTAGATGGGATGTACTTATCTGATTTATCGGATTTCTTACTACTAAATCCGAATTGGAGTTTGAATGAAGAAGGTAATATTTCCTATTCATGTGGACCTGTAAGAGAGTATGTTGTCTGGAATAAGCGACGGAAACAGCGGGCAATTTATCAATTCAATGCTTTGGATAGGTTGGTTGCACGTGCGACGGAGCAGGTTTTAGAACCCTATTTAGAACCTTTTTTGAGTGACAATTGTTTTTCCTATAGAGAGGGAAAGGGGGTTCTCGATGCGGTCATTCGGATGAAAGAATTTGTAGAGAAGGGCTATGATACTGTTCTGGAGTTTGATGTGGATGATTATTTTGAGTCCATTTCTCACCAGCGTTTGTTAGGGGATTTAAGTCCCTTAGTTGATGATGGGGTATTGTCCCTTTTGAAGAGTTTTATGAAGGTGACGATTGTCCCAGATGACAAAGAAGGGACCTACACCAAGCGGAAGGGTTTGATTACGGGTTCGGCGATTTCGCCTTTGCTGAGCAATTTTTATCTTCGGTCTTTCGATGCCTATATTGATCAGATGGCGATTCCCTATGTGCGTTATGGGGATGATTATTTTCTGTTCTTTCAGCAGCATATTGATGCGATTCCAGTTTGGAAGGATCTGGAAGAGAGAATTTCGGAGTTTGGACTTGCGGTCAATATTGGAAAATCAGGTATCTTTTCACCTTTTCGGAAGAGAATTCTAGGCTATTATTTCACCAAGACCAAACAAGGGATTATGGTGGAACGCCCACCTAGTGACTACACAGTGCTAGATACATGGCGGGTCGATGCAACCAAGCCGGTCGATAGCAAATTTGATATTATCAGCGATGGTATTTTGACCCAGCGACACTGGAATCTGTTGTTTGATAGCGAAAAGGGGAAGGTTCATCTTCCTACAAATATTGTGGATTATATAAATGTCTATTCGGATGTTGTGATTGATAGCCGTGTAGTTGAGATTTTGAGCCAACGTGGAATTCGAATCAATTTGATGGATAAGTTTGGAGAGAAGATTGCTAGTATTGAACCTGCGGAAAGGCATTTTGATGTTTCGGTAGCCATGAAGCAGTTAGAGGTCTATAGCAGTGAAGACTTGCGTATGTTAGTCGCGACAGAGATGGAAAAATCGATTCTTCATAACTTGAGGAGTGTCTTACGTTACTATGCTAGTAGAAGGGAGGATCAACTTCTGGTTCGGGAGATAGAAGAGATAAGTGCTATTATCAAGGGGTTATCCGCTGCAGGATCGATAAATGATTTGCTGATGATGGAAGCGCGTGGTCGGCAAGCTTATTTTCGAGCTTATTCTTCGATTATTCAAAATAATGACTTTCGTTTTATCAAACGGAGCCGTCGTCCGCCAAAGGATGCTATCAATGCTATGATTAGTTTTGGCAACACTTTTCTTTATAACTACGTTGCCTCCTTGATTCATCGTAGTCCCTTGGATATTCGTTTTTCGTTTTTGCATTCAGCTAATCGGAGAGAAGAGAGTTTACAGCTGGACATTGCGGATATTTTCAAACCCATTTTAGTAGATCGAACGATTTTTTCTCTTATCAACCGGCAAGAAATCCGCTTGGATAAGCATTTTGAGGTCGTAAGTCTTCATCATGAAGAGGGAATCTATCTGAATGCCCAAGGGAAACGTATCTTTCTGCGAGCCTTGAAGGAGAAACTGAGGACAGTCATTACTTTGCACGGTCGACGTGTTCGTTATAGTGGCGTTATTCGTTCAGAAATCTATAAACTTCATTCTTTTTTAGTGAATGGGGACAAATATAAGGGTTATCGCTATACGACCTAG
- a CDS encoding CtsR family transcriptional regulator, whose translation MAMKNTSDYIEEHIKAILEQVSVAELRRSELASRFEVVPSQINYVIKTRFTASRGYIVESKRGGGGYIRIGRITFSDKHELVHDLLNNMGEQLSATVYADILQLLFDEGLMTEREGNLFLATGSDEVLGKDASSIRARMMRQILRRLDRKED comes from the coding sequence ATGGCGATGAAAAATACATCTGATTATATCGAAGAGCATATCAAAGCCATCCTAGAGCAAGTCAGCGTGGCAGAATTGCGCCGGAGCGAATTAGCCAGTCGGTTTGAGGTGGTTCCCAGCCAGATAAATTATGTCATCAAGACACGATTTACAGCCAGTCGTGGCTATATCGTGGAAAGCAAACGAGGTGGCGGTGGCTACATCCGCATTGGTCGGATCACCTTTTCAGACAAGCATGAACTAGTCCATGATTTATTAAACAATATGGGCGAGCAACTGTCTGCGACGGTCTATGCAGATATTCTGCAGTTGCTATTTGATGAGGGTTTAATGACAGAAAGAGAGGGAAATCTTTTTCTGGCAACTGGTTCTGATGAGGTATTGGGTAAGGATGCATCAAGCATTCGTGCTCGAATGATGCGTCAAATTTTACGACGTTTAGATAGGAAAGAGGATTAA
- a CDS encoding thioredoxin domain-containing protein, whose protein sequence is MNFQDYIKDFTSVTVEQAQNLLAAKEGAVLFIGRATCPYCNRFAPKLHKVAQDKQVTAHFLDSSQVSPQLQTLRDHYQVPTVPGLLVAKPTGVQVRCDSSMTEEEIAAFIEN, encoded by the coding sequence ATGAACTTCCAAGACTACATTAAAGATTTTACTAGCGTAACCGTGGAGCAGGCACAGAACCTTCTAGCTGCCAAAGAGGGAGCTGTTCTCTTCATCGGACGAGCAACCTGTCCTTACTGCAACCGCTTCGCACCAAAACTCCACAAGGTAGCCCAAGACAAGCAAGTGACCGCTCACTTCCTCGACTCTAGCCAAGTCAGCCCTCAACTCCAGACCCTTCGCGACCACTACCAAGTTCCTACCGTCCCAGGTCTCCTCGTCGCTAAACCTACTGGCGTCCAAGTCCGCTGCGACTCCAGCATGACTGAAGAAGAAATTGCGGCCTTTATTGAGAACTAA
- the hslO gene encoding Hsp33 family molecular chaperone HslO, protein MDKIIKTLSKSGHFRAFVLDSTETVKTAQEKHDTMASSTVALGRTLIANQILAANEKGDTKITLKILASGAVGAIISVANTKGQVKGYIQNPDLDYKRTATGDVIVGPLVGNGQFLVITDYGTGHPYNSMTPLISGEIGEDFAYFLTDSQQTPSAVGLNVLLDEEDKVKVAGGFLLQVLPGATEAEIARFEKRIQEMPAISSLLASENHIEALLSAIYGDDDFKRLSEEEIGFVCDCSKDRFLDALASLPKADLQEMKEEDKGVDITCQFCQTHYHFDENDLEELING, encoded by the coding sequence ATGGATAAAATTATTAAAACACTATCAAAAAGCGGGCATTTCCGTGCCTTTGTGCTAGACAGCACAGAAACCGTAAAAACGGCTCAAGAAAAACACGACACTATGGCGTCATCCACCGTTGCTCTGGGGCGCACCCTCATTGCCAATCAGATCTTGGCTGCCAATGAAAAAGGCGACACCAAGATTACCCTGAAAATCTTAGCTAGCGGTGCTGTTGGGGCTATCATTTCCGTTGCCAATACCAAAGGGCAGGTCAAGGGCTACATTCAAAATCCAGACTTGGACTACAAACGGACAGCGACTGGTGACGTCATCGTTGGACCTCTTGTGGGCAATGGCCAATTCCTAGTCATCACAGACTACGGAACAGGCCACCCTTACAACTCCATGACTCCCTTGATTTCTGGTGAAATCGGTGAAGACTTTGCTTATTTCTTAACAGACAGCCAGCAGACACCTTCTGCGGTCGGACTGAATGTCTTGTTGGACGAAGAAGACAAGGTCAAGGTAGCTGGCGGATTCTTGCTGCAAGTTTTACCAGGTGCGACTGAGGCTGAAATTGCTCGCTTCGAAAAACGCATCCAAGAAATGCCTGCCATTTCGAGTTTGCTGGCTTCTGAAAACCATATAGAAGCTCTGCTATCCGCCATTTATGGCGACGACGACTTCAAACGCCTGTCAGAAGAAGAAATCGGTTTTGTCTGCGACTGCTCTAAAGACCGCTTCCTCGATGCTCTGGCCAGCCTGCCAAAAGCGGATCTGCAAGAGATGAAAGAGGAAGACAAGGGCGTGGACATCACCTGTCAATTCTGCCAGACCCATTACCACTTTGACGAAAACGATTTGGAGGAACTCATCAATGGCTAA
- the cmr6 gene encoding type III-B CRISPR module RAMP protein Cmr6, with translation MNEREMRNWVLQAFELLKEYAVEDRYSLFAVQLATLGAAVAMGNIAMANRHFAAGLTKGKPVVKQVYTVRRDILIVWNDLVEKMKTGAQPTKREYLLAIEALRVALLYYGPTSTDKNDPIQEKGFEPEKLLRDIEQGHKATESRNLSYRFYAGNMDTSREILSNIDRKVDYPYQELLDLCKQQKVVDDIYYDAQTGFGSFSLAVIYPGLTTGLGILYENASEGGIKSGFSLDYNTGLPFIQGSNVKGRLRSIMEKLVQVEAVDVELPASIKQESLQTYLARFEQELGGVEPTELIRAIFAGQEDWEQGDDIFFDAFAERPDCLAEDFVTKHHKDNFQEPVPVRFLRIKPDTRITFLFKVCDYEQGAIRISALTKLKLFRSLLMEYGIGAKTNKGYGYLK, from the coding sequence ATGAATGAAAGAGAAATGCGAAACTGGGTCCTTCAGGCTTTTGAATTATTAAAGGAATACGCAGTTGAAGACCGCTATTCCCTGTTTGCTGTGCAACTAGCTACACTTGGGGCAGCGGTTGCGATGGGAAATATTGCCATGGCTAATCGGCACTTTGCTGCAGGTTTGACCAAGGGCAAACCTGTCGTAAAACAGGTCTATACAGTCCGTCGAGATATTTTGATTGTCTGGAATGATTTGGTCGAAAAAATGAAAACGGGAGCTCAGCCGACCAAACGAGAATATTTGCTAGCTATTGAAGCTTTGAGGGTGGCCTTGCTTTACTACGGACCTACATCTACGGACAAAAATGATCCCATTCAGGAGAAAGGTTTTGAACCAGAAAAGTTGCTTCGGGACATTGAACAAGGACATAAAGCGACAGAAAGTAGAAATTTATCCTATCGCTTTTATGCGGGGAATATGGATACCAGTCGGGAAATATTGAGCAACATTGATCGAAAGGTAGACTATCCCTACCAAGAACTCCTGGACTTGTGTAAGCAACAGAAGGTTGTGGACGATATCTACTATGATGCACAGACTGGTTTTGGAAGCTTTAGTCTAGCAGTAATCTATCCCGGTCTGACGACAGGTTTGGGGATATTATACGAAAATGCTTCGGAGGGAGGTATCAAGAGTGGCTTCAGTCTAGACTACAATACAGGACTTCCTTTTATTCAAGGTTCTAATGTCAAAGGCCGTTTGAGGAGTATTATGGAGAAATTAGTTCAAGTAGAAGCAGTAGATGTGGAATTGCCAGCCTCCATCAAGCAAGAAAGCCTGCAGACCTATCTAGCTAGATTTGAGCAGGAATTAGGGGGCGTGGAACCTACGGAGCTGATAAGAGCTATCTTTGCTGGTCAGGAAGATTGGGAGCAGGGAGATGATATTTTCTTTGATGCTTTTGCAGAAAGACCAGACTGTTTGGCAGAGGATTTTGTGACCAAGCACCATAAGGATAATTTTCAAGAGCCAGTTCCTGTACGCTTTTTGCGTATTAAACCAGATACAAGGATCACCTTCTTGTTTAAGGTTTGTGATTATGAACAGGGAGCAATCCGTATTTCAGCCTTGACAAAACTAAAATTGTTTAGAAGTCTGCTGATGGAGTACGGTATTGGTGCTAAGACCAATAAGGGTTATGGTTATTTGAAGTAA
- a CDS encoding ATP-dependent Clp protease ATP-binding subunit, with the protein MKISTGLQRVFEDAQLVAQRYACEYLETWHILLSFVINHDTVAGAVLAEYPVSISDYEHATFVVTDKVYREDLENFRILPSSKRLDETASLAKKIAEVVKAKELGTEHLFLAMLLNRRSTASLILDKVGFHLEDSDDKIRFVDLRKSLEKRAGFTKEDMKAVRGLMKGGKAKPANAGQMMGMPPGPQTGGLEDYTRDLTALAREGKMEPVIGRDAEISRMIQILSRKTKNNPVLVGDAGVGKTALALGLAQRVASGDVPVSLSKMRVLELDLMNVIAGTRFRGDFEERMNNIINDIEEDGQVILFIDELHTIMGSGSGIDSTLDAANILKPALARGTLRTVGATTQDEYQKHIEKDAALVRRFAKVMIEEPTVEDSIAILSGLKGTFEKYHRVRIGNAAVETAVTYAKRYLTSKNLPDSAIDLLDEASATVQNRIKGQVLETGLTSIDKALMAKKYKTVSKLLLEAKEATKASQIYDIEVTEEDILETLSRLSGIPVTKLSQSDAKKYLNLEAELHKRVIGQEEAISAVSRAIRRNQSGIRTGRRPIGSFMFLGPTGVGKTELAKALAEVLFDDESALIRFDMSEYMEKFAASRLNGAPPGYVGYEEGGELTEKVRNKPYSVLLFDEVEKAHPDIFNVLLQVLDDGVLTDSKGRKVDFSNTIIIMTSNLGATALRDDKTVGFGALDLSKDHKEVEKRIFEELKKAYRPEFINRIDEKVVFHSLTETHMQDVVKVMVKPLLAVTAEKGINLKLQTSALKLLAKQGYDPEMGARPLRRLLQTKLEDPLAEMLLRGELPTGSTLKIGVKGEELKFDVVK; encoded by the coding sequence ATGAAGATTTCAACTGGTTTACAAAGGGTATTTGAAGACGCTCAGTTGGTTGCCCAGCGTTATGCCTGTGAGTATTTAGAAACCTGGCATATTCTCCTGTCCTTTGTCATCAATCATGATACGGTTGCTGGAGCTGTTTTAGCAGAGTATCCAGTTTCTATTTCTGATTATGAGCATGCGACCTTTGTTGTGACAGATAAGGTCTATCGTGAAGACTTGGAGAACTTCCGTATCTTGCCGTCTTCTAAACGTTTGGATGAAACAGCTAGTTTGGCAAAAAAGATTGCGGAAGTGGTCAAGGCCAAGGAGTTGGGAACGGAACATCTTTTCCTAGCCATGTTGCTGAACAGACGTTCGACTGCCAGTCTGATTTTGGACAAGGTCGGTTTTCATTTGGAAGATTCCGATGACAAGATTCGTTTTGTAGATTTGCGCAAAAGCTTAGAAAAACGTGCAGGATTTACCAAGGAAGATATGAAGGCTGTTCGTGGCTTGATGAAGGGTGGAAAAGCCAAGCCAGCCAATGCGGGACAGATGATGGGGATGCCTCCTGGTCCCCAAACGGGTGGACTAGAAGACTATACCCGTGATTTGACTGCACTAGCCCGAGAAGGAAAGATGGAACCTGTTATTGGCCGGGATGCTGAAATTTCACGTATGATTCAAATCTTGTCCCGAAAAACAAAAAATAATCCTGTCCTAGTCGGTGATGCGGGTGTCGGAAAAACGGCTCTTGCTTTGGGCTTGGCTCAACGTGTCGCTTCAGGTGATGTGCCTGTTAGCCTATCTAAGATGCGAGTACTAGAACTTGATTTGATGAATGTAATTGCAGGAACTCGTTTCCGTGGTGACTTCGAAGAGCGGATGAACAATATCATCAATGACATCGAAGAAGATGGTCAGGTGATACTCTTCATCGATGAGCTGCACACGATTATGGGGTCTGGTTCAGGGATTGATTCGACCCTGGATGCGGCCAATATCCTCAAGCCAGCCCTGGCTCGCGGAACTCTTCGGACAGTTGGGGCGACGACCCAAGATGAGTACCAAAAGCATATCGAAAAAGATGCGGCCTTGGTACGTCGTTTTGCCAAAGTGATGATTGAAGAGCCGACTGTGGAAGATAGCATTGCCATTTTGTCTGGTCTAAAAGGGACTTTTGAGAAATACCATAGGGTCCGTATTGGAAATGCAGCTGTTGAGACTGCCGTAACCTACGCTAAGCGGTATTTGACCAGTAAAAACCTGCCAGATTCAGCAATCGACTTGCTAGATGAAGCCAGTGCAACCGTGCAAAATCGTATAAAAGGCCAAGTCTTAGAAACTGGTTTGACAAGTATTGATAAGGCACTGATGGCTAAAAAATATAAAACCGTGAGTAAGCTATTGCTTGAGGCTAAGGAAGCAACCAAAGCTAGTCAAATCTATGATATAGAAGTAACGGAAGAAGATATCTTAGAAACCCTCAGTCGTCTGTCTGGTATTCCAGTGACCAAGCTCAGCCAGTCAGATGCCAAGAAGTATCTGAATCTGGAAGCAGAATTGCACAAGCGTGTGATTGGGCAGGAAGAAGCCATTTCTGCAGTCAGCAGAGCTATTCGTCGTAATCAGTCAGGTATTCGAACAGGTCGCAGACCGATTGGTTCCTTCATGTTCCTGGGTCCAACTGGTGTCGGTAAAACGGAGCTAGCTAAGGCCTTGGCAGAAGTCCTCTTTGATGACGAATCAGCCCTTATCCGTTTTGACATGTCTGAATACATGGAGAAATTCGCAGCCAGCCGTCTAAATGGTGCTCCTCCGGGCTATGTGGGCTATGAAGAAGGTGGCGAATTGACGGAGAAAGTCCGCAACAAACCTTACTCTGTTCTACTCTTTGACGAGGTTGAGAAAGCCCATCCAGATATTTTCAATGTGCTCTTGCAGGTCTTAGATGATGGTGTTCTGACGGACAGTAAGGGACGTAAGGTTGATTTCTCAAATACTATTATTATCATGACGTCAAACCTTGGAGCAACAGCCCTTCGTGATGATAAGACAGTTGGTTTTGGTGCCCTTGATTTATCTAAGGACCACAAGGAAGTGGAGAAGCGCATTTTTGAGGAATTGAAAAAAGCCTATCGTCCAGAATTTATCAACCGTATTGACGAGAAAGTTGTCTTCCATAGCTTGACGGAAACTCATATGCAGGATGTTGTCAAGGTTATGGTTAAACCGTTGTTAGCTGTAACAGCTGAGAAAGGAATTAACCTTAAACTGCAAACGTCCGCCCTTAAGTTACTGGCTAAACAAGGGTATGACCCAGAAATGGGGGCTCGCCCACTTCGCAGACTCTTACAAACCAAATTGGAAGATCCTTTGGCAGAGATGTTGCTCCGTGGGGAGTTACCAACTGGTTCAACCTTGAAGATTGGGGTTAAGGGCGAAGAGCTCAAGTTTGATGTGGTCAAATAG
- the cmr4 gene encoding type III-B CRISPR module RAMP protein Cmr4, with the protein MTVFYTMKCVTNLHVGSGETNFSTVDKQVERDEITGFPMIYSTSLKGALREHTNKYAQELVESLFGQEGDGDGAGKVKFLDAHLLARPMRASQGQQVFYMVTTKQMLQDFLDFLLLANQVDAQLLTELDSLPDETICLYRETGEDVVGVEGINVSKALEDDRFTEIISLFKKALGEQYKTVILLDENDFNDSSLPVRARNKVKKHKDQNSNLWYEEHVPYKSVFYTMVLETGEKDSALALSQLTELLENHQLVQIGANATVGFGLVSMNKW; encoded by the coding sequence ATGACAGTTTTTTATACCATGAAATGCGTAACCAACCTCCATGTTGGTAGCGGAGAGACCAACTTTAGTACGGTTGATAAACAGGTGGAGCGTGATGAAATTACAGGTTTTCCGATGATTTATTCAACCAGTTTGAAGGGAGCATTGAGAGAGCATACCAATAAGTATGCTCAAGAATTAGTAGAATCACTTTTCGGTCAAGAAGGTGATGGCGATGGTGCTGGGAAGGTCAAGTTCTTAGATGCCCATCTCTTGGCTAGACCCATGCGAGCAAGCCAGGGGCAGCAAGTGTTCTATATGGTGACGACCAAGCAAATGCTCCAGGATTTTTTAGACTTTCTTTTGCTAGCCAATCAAGTTGATGCTCAACTTTTAACCGAACTTGATAGCCTTCCTGATGAAACTATCTGCTTGTACAGGGAAACTGGTGAGGATGTAGTTGGTGTGGAAGGGATAAACGTTTCAAAAGCACTTGAAGATGACCGGTTTACCGAAATCATTTCCCTTTTCAAAAAAGCTTTAGGGGAGCAGTATAAAACGGTTATTCTGCTAGATGAGAATGACTTTAATGACAGTAGCTTACCAGTCAGAGCCCGCAATAAGGTCAAGAAGCATAAGGATCAGAACAGCAATCTCTGGTATGAAGAGCATGTCCCCTATAAGAGTGTTTTTTATACCATGGTCTTGGAAACAGGGGAAAAAGATTCTGCTCTGGCCCTTTCCCAGCTCACTGAATTACTAGAAAATCACCAGCTTGTGCAAATCGGTGCCAATGCAACAGTTGGATTTGGTTTGGTGAGTATGAACAAATGGTAA
- the cas2 gene encoding CRISPR-associated endonuclease Cas2 — protein sequence MFVILVYDVNVKRTAKVLKTVRPYLSHLQRSVFEGELTEKELEELKSELEDLIKPSEDTVLIYTFDSLRYSHRHRIGRQLEDRDII from the coding sequence ATGTTTGTGATTTTAGTCTATGATGTCAATGTCAAACGTACTGCAAAGGTATTAAAGACGGTTCGCCCCTATCTATCCCACTTGCAACGATCGGTTTTTGAAGGAGAATTGACGGAGAAAGAATTGGAAGAATTGAAGAGCGAGCTAGAAGATCTGATCAAGCCTAGCGAAGATACGGTTCTTATCTATACTTTCGATTCTTTACGCTATAGCCATCGACATAGGATTGGTCGGCAGTTAGAGGATAGGGATATCATATGA
- the dusB gene encoding tRNA dihydrouridine synthase DusB, producing MANLNTPFMIGDVEIPNRCVLAPMAGVTNSAFRTIAKEMGAGLVVMEMISEKGLLYNNEKTLHMLHIDDNEYPMSIQLFGGDAEGLKRAADFIQKNTKANIVDINMGCPVNKVIKNEAGAKWLKDPDKIYHIIKEVTSVLDIPLTVKMRTGWNNTDLAVENALAAESGGVAALAMHGRTREQMYTGTVDLETLTKVAGSLTKIPFIANGDIRNVEDARHRIEEVGADAVMVGRTAMGNPYIFNQINHYLETGEILPDLSFDDKLNVAFDHLTRLTNLKGESVAVREFRGLAPHYLRGSAGAAKIRGAVAKAETIEQVQELFDQAREAYQERIAK from the coding sequence ATGGCTAATCTCAATACCCCTTTCATGATTGGTGATGTGGAAATCCCCAATCGCTGCGTGCTGGCGCCAATGGCTGGCGTGACCAACTCGGCCTTCCGTACCATTGCCAAAGAAATGGGCGCAGGTCTGGTCGTTATGGAAATGATTTCTGAAAAAGGCCTTCTCTACAACAACGAGAAGACCCTCCACATGCTCCATATTGACGACAACGAATACCCTATGTCCATCCAGCTTTTCGGTGGCGACGCTGAAGGACTGAAACGGGCTGCCGACTTCATCCAGAAGAACACCAAAGCTAATATCGTAGATATCAACATGGGTTGCCCTGTCAACAAGGTCATCAAGAACGAGGCTGGTGCCAAGTGGCTCAAGGACCCTGACAAGATCTACCACATCATCAAGGAAGTGACCTCGGTCCTCGATATTCCCCTGACCGTTAAGATGCGGACCGGTTGGAACAATACCGACCTGGCGGTCGAAAATGCCCTGGCCGCAGAAAGTGGCGGTGTGGCTGCCCTGGCCATGCACGGACGGACCCGCGAGCAGATGTACACAGGAACCGTAGACCTGGAAACCTTAACCAAGGTGGCTGGCAGCCTGACCAAGATTCCCTTCATCGCAAACGGCGACATCCGCAATGTCGAAGATGCCCGCCATCGAATTGAGGAAGTCGGAGCCGATGCTGTCATGGTCGGCCGGACTGCTATGGGAAATCCTTATATCTTCAACCAAATCAACCACTATCTTGAAACAGGAGAAATCCTGCCCGACCTCTCCTTCGATGACAAACTCAATGTCGCCTTCGACCACCTGACCCGATTGACCAATCTCAAGGGCGAGTCAGTTGCCGTCCGCGAATTCCGTGGTCTTGCTCCCCACTATCTCCGTGGTTCAGCAGGGGCTGCCAAGATCCGTGGAGCCGTTGCCAAGGCAGAAACCATTGAGCAGGTCCAAGAACTATTTGACCAGGCACGAGAAGCCTATCAAGAACGGATTGCTAAATAA